The Plasmodium knowlesi strain H genome assembly, chromosome: 14 genome has a segment encoding these proteins:
- a CDS encoding zinc finger protein, putative — protein sequence MERTWRCNSCLVVNAEEATECACCMERRSKDDGKTNENVMKNANENDCNNLTDSEKKIKKKNDDNSSINTDTNVEAHATNSTEDTKHSENTNEGKSSMFDGDGFMPSFKQSPDMQSSNKSIFITAALNSNATTATNGTTTATHEDTNGHIKENKTGENNTTREKTKKSIGKGKQKKMADKRERAPSTRIQPIRKCTQKKINYRT from the coding sequence atggaaagaacatGGAGGTGTAATTCATGCCTAGTGGTTAACGCGGAGGAAGCCACAGAATGTGCTTGTTGTATGGAAAGGAGGAGCAAGGATGATGGTAAAACAAACGAAAATGTTATGAAAAATGCTAACGAAAATGATTGTAATAATTTGACGgatagtgaaaaaaaaataaaaaaaaaaaatgacgacaACTCCTCCATTAATACCGACACAAATGTTGAAGCACATGCCACAAATTCAACAGAGGACACCAAACATAGTGAAAATACAAATGAAGGTAAAAGTAGCATGTTCGATGGCGATGGTTTTATGCCATCATTCAAGCAATCCCCAGATATGCAATCTTCAAACAAAAGTATTTTCATAACAGCCGCGCTAAATAGTAATGCCACTACCGCAACGAACGGTACCACAACTGCCACACATGAGGACACCAATGGACACattaaagaaaacaaaacggGAGAGAATAACACTACTagggagaaaacaaaaaagtcCATTGGAAAAggcaaacagaaaaagatgGCCGACAAACGAGAGAGAGCGCCATCTACGCGAATACAACCTATTCgaaaatgcacacaaaaaaaaataaactacaGGACATAG